The following DNA comes from Bacteroidota bacterium.
CATCAAGGGCTCCCATGCAACCGCTACCGGCTGCTGTAACCGCCTGTCTGTATACTTTATCCTGTGCATCGCCCACCGCAAAAACGCCTTCAATATTCGTTTTACTGGTTCCGGGAATGGCTTTTAAATATCCTGTTTCATCCATATCGATCCAGCCCTTAAATATTTGCGTGTTTGGGGTATGCCCAATAGCTACAAAAAAGCCACTTATGTTCAATGTGCGTTCCTCTTTGGTTTTAAGATTAATGATCTTTGCCCCTGTAACACCTTTATCTCCAATAATCTCTTTAGTTTCCGAATCCCACAGCATTTCAATATTAGGTGTTTTCAATACCCGTTCCTGCATTGCTTTTGATGCGCGCATTTCGCCTCTTCTCACTATCATATAGACCTTTTTGCATAGCTTAGCCAGGTAAGTGGCTTCTTCGGCGGCGGTATCTCCGGCACCCACTATGGCAACGTCCTGTCCTTTAAAGAAAAAGCCGTCACATACCGCACAGGCCGATACCCCAAATCCGTTAAAACGCTGTTCAGACTCAAGTCCGAGCCATTTGGCGGAAGCCCCGGTTGCAATGATCACCGTATCGGCATGAATTTCTTTGGTGTTGTCAATGATCACTTTATGTACAGGGCCTTTAAGATCTACTTTTGTGGCGATGCCCCATCGTATATCGGTGCCAAAGCGTTCGGCCTGAGCCTTAAAGTCTTCCATCATTTGCGGACCCTGAGTGCCTTTGGGATAGCCAGGGTAATTTTCCACTTCGGTAGTGGTAGTTAATTGCCCTCCCGGCTGCAAGCCCTGGTACATAACCGGTTTAAGGGCAGCACGTGCCGCATAAATAGCAGCCGTATACCCGGCAGGACCACTGCCGATAATCAGACATCTCACATGTTCAATCGATTCAATCATAACAAATAATTTATACGGACAAAGTTAGTATTCTGTTACAATTCGGGTTCTGAATAATTTCCCATATTTACAAACATATTCATTCGCGATTGTGAAAAAAACGAACCCGTTTAGTTTTGCTTTTGGTGCTTTGCTTTTCATCATATCCTGTGTTGATAATAACAATAATGGTGCAAAGGGTGCTCTAAGTGACATCCTGGCCAATACACTTGTTTCAGAGAAAGAGCATTACGCGATCACAACAGATACAACTATCGTATTGAACGGTGATACGGTTGATCTTTTGTTTCCGGCCGGTAGCATTAAAGGCCAAATACTTGTATTGCCGGGCTGGAATTACTCCCGTAAAAAGTGTTGTAAGGAATCGTCTTTTTGTCAGGCCGCGCTGCAAAAGGGTTATGTTCTGGTATTGCCGGAAATGGGTAAGAGCCTTTATGCATCTGTTATTTATCCCGAAACAAAAAAAGAATGGGCTGGTTTTCCGCAATTAAAATGGGTTACTGACACACTCATGTTTTATCTCCGGCAACAAGCAGGTTTATTTAAGGAGGGGCGATCGAATTATATTTTCGGAATATCCACCGGAGGCAGGGGAGTTGCACTAATTGTTGAGTACACGGGTATATTGTTCAAAGCGGCAGCCGCCTTGTCAGGCGATTACGATCAGACTAAATTGCCAGCCGACAACCTGATAAAAGGGTTTTATGGAAACTATGCAGATTTTAAAATGCGTTGGGAGGGGGAGGATAATGCTTTGCTGAATGCATCAAAGGTACTTGTCCCCCTATATTTGGGGCATGGTTTAGCCGACAAGGTTGTTTCTGTTAATCAAACCGTTATGTTCTATAATGAACTTAAACGCGTGAGGCTGTGTTGAGTTTTTTTGAGAAGAACTTTTGATGAGTTATTAATGTTGTCAGTTGTTAGTTGTCAGTTGTTTTATTTTTAACAACCGACAACTATCAACCAACAACTATATCAATGCTTAGCCAGGTAATCAGCAACACCTTCATGTGTATCTTTCATGGCTTCTTTTCCTTTTGTCCAGTTGGCCGGACAAACTTCTCCGTTTTCTTCATTGAACTGAATGGCATCAACCATGCGAATTGCTTCATCGACATTGCGGCCCAACGGCAGATCGTTGATCAATAGATGGCGAACAACACCTTTTTTGTCCATAATAAATAAACCGCGGTATGCGATCATTGAACCTGTTGTGCACAACTCACCTGACTCATTAGTGTAATAATCGCCTGTAAGCACGCCATAATTAGCAGCAATGGTTTTTGTGGTGTCTGCGACTATCGGGTATGTAACACCTTGTATACCGCCCATTTTTTTAGGCATTTGCAGCCAGCCCCAGTGGCTTTGTTCGGTATCCGTTGAACAGGCAACCACAACTGTATTTCGTTTTTCGAAATCAGCCAGTTTTTCCTGGAACGCGAAAAGTTCAGTTGGACAAACAAAGGTGAAATCTTTCGGATAAAAGAAAAATACCACCATTTTTTTTCCAATATATTGTTCCAAAGAAAAATCATTAATGATTTCTCCGCCTTTAACGACAGCCTTTGCTTTAAATGAAGGAGCTTGTTTTCCTACCAATGTTGTTATCATTTTGTTTATTGATTTTAAGGGTTTATTATTGCAACAAATTTAATAAATAATAAGTTCTTTTACTACCTTCAAACCCTCAATTAAAATAGAGTATAAACTTTAATAAATTATCAAAAATGAAAGTTGAAATTGGTCAAAAAGCTCCCTTGTTTGAATTACCGGATTCTGACAAAAAGATTGTTAAACTCGCTGATTTTAAGGGCAAAAATGTAGTATTGCTGTTCTTTCCGGCGGCTTTTACAGGTACATGTACAAAAGAATTGTGCCAGACACGGGATGAACTCACTTTATATAATAACATGAATGCCCAGGTTTTCGGCATTTC
Coding sequences within:
- the trxB gene encoding thioredoxin-disulfide reductase, with amino-acid sequence MIESIEHVRCLIIGSGPAGYTAAIYAARAALKPVMYQGLQPGGQLTTTTEVENYPGYPKGTQGPQMMEDFKAQAERFGTDIRWGIATKVDLKGPVHKVIIDNTKEIHADTVIIATGASAKWLGLESEQRFNGFGVSACAVCDGFFFKGQDVAIVGAGDTAAEEATYLAKLCKKVYMIVRRGEMRASKAMQERVLKTPNIEMLWDSETKEIIGDKGVTGAKIINLKTKEERTLNISGFFVAIGHTPNTQIFKGWIDMDETGYLKAIPGTSKTNIEGVFAVGDAQDKVYRQAVTAAGSGCMGALDAERYLAAKGIH
- a CDS encoding prolyl oligopeptidase family serine peptidase codes for the protein MKKTNPFSFAFGALLFIISCVDNNNNGAKGALSDILANTLVSEKEHYAITTDTTIVLNGDTVDLLFPAGSIKGQILVLPGWNYSRKKCCKESSFCQAALQKGYVLVLPEMGKSLYASVIYPETKKEWAGFPQLKWVTDTLMFYLRQQAGLFKEGRSNYIFGISTGGRGVALIVEYTGILFKAAAALSGDYDQTKLPADNLIKGFYGNYADFKMRWEGEDNALLNASKVLVPLYLGHGLADKVVSVNQTVMFYNELKRVRLC
- a CDS encoding peroxiredoxin, with the protein product MTTLVGKQAPSFKAKAVVKGGEIINDFSLEQYIGKKMVVFFFYPKDFTFVCPTELFAFQEKLADFEKRNTVVVACSTDTEQSHWGWLQMPKKMGGIQGVTYPIVADTTKTIAANYGVLTGDYYTNESGELCTTGSMIAYRGLFIMDKKGVVRHLLINDLPLGRNVDEAIRMVDAIQFNEENGEVCPANWTKGKEAMKDTHEGVADYLAKH